In the genome of Hymenobacter taeanensis, one region contains:
- a CDS encoding DEAD/DEAH box helicase, translating into MTPTSPSFADLGLAPALLQALEELAFAAPTPVQEQVIPMALAGQDVVGQAPTGSGKTAAYGLSVLHQVDVKLDAVQIIVLVPARELALQVRDALKKLGKFLPNLRVAAFYGGHAFRDETASLQQAPHIVVATPGRLLDHFERRSIIPNQLKVLILDEADKLLELGFQDELVEIIKRLPRRRQTLLFSATMSDKVLDLIRKNLTRPRVVNAGEDTDELPENLKLVGHYGTVEKKPAALLHLLQQPETGRALVFCNTRERCSELTRFLQGRGVAAEVLHGKMPQPERDKALMKLRNGSSQVLVATDVAARGIDVTALDTVVQFDSPDKADAFQHRAGRTARAGAEGTAHILVTDKEMAHVKKWPVAASIQWKPLYAPKLPPAAHKTARPENVTLHVSAGRKDKVSAHDLVGTFVAQGGLERSEVGHIEVFDHYSYVAVPRPQAKDIAERVTGAKIKGRKIRVSLVE; encoded by the coding sequence ATGACTCCGACTTCTCCCTCCTTCGCCGACTTAGGCCTCGCCCCCGCGCTTTTGCAAGCTCTCGAAGAGCTGGCTTTTGCGGCCCCTACTCCCGTACAGGAGCAGGTGATTCCGATGGCCCTGGCCGGACAGGATGTGGTAGGCCAGGCGCCCACTGGCTCGGGCAAAACGGCCGCTTACGGCCTTTCAGTGCTACACCAGGTTGATGTGAAGCTGGATGCCGTGCAGATTATTGTGCTGGTGCCGGCCCGGGAGCTAGCCCTGCAGGTGCGCGATGCGCTCAAAAAGCTAGGCAAATTTTTGCCAAACCTGCGCGTAGCGGCCTTCTACGGGGGCCACGCCTTCCGTGATGAAACGGCCTCGCTGCAGCAGGCTCCTCACATTGTAGTAGCCACTCCCGGCCGCCTCCTCGACCACTTTGAGCGGCGTAGCATCATCCCGAACCAGCTGAAAGTGCTCATTCTCGACGAAGCCGACAAATTACTGGAACTAGGGTTTCAGGATGAGCTGGTGGAGATTATCAAGCGCCTGCCCCGCCGCCGCCAGACATTGCTTTTTTCGGCCACCATGTCGGATAAGGTGCTGGATCTGATTCGGAAGAACCTCACGCGTCCTCGGGTAGTGAATGCCGGCGAGGACACTGATGAGCTACCTGAGAACCTGAAGCTCGTAGGCCACTACGGTACGGTAGAGAAGAAGCCCGCCGCTCTGCTTCACTTGCTGCAACAGCCGGAAACCGGGCGGGCCCTGGTGTTTTGTAACACTCGGGAGCGGTGCTCAGAGCTCACCCGCTTCCTGCAGGGACGTGGCGTAGCAGCAGAAGTATTGCACGGTAAAATGCCCCAGCCCGAGCGCGACAAAGCCCTCATGAAGCTTCGCAACGGCTCCAGCCAGGTGCTGGTAGCTACCGATGTAGCTGCCCGCGGTATTGACGTGACGGCCCTCGATACGGTAGTGCAATTTGATTCCCCTGACAAAGCCGATGCCTTCCAGCACCGGGCGGGCCGCACGGCACGGGCTGGCGCCGAAGGCACAGCGCACATTTTGGTGACCGACAAAGAAATGGCCCACGTAAAGAAGTGGCCTGTGGCCGCCAGCATTCAGTGGAAGCCCCTATATGCGCCCAAGCTTCCTCCAGCGGCTCATAAAACGGCTCGCCCTGAGAACGTAACACTGCACGTTTCTGCGGGCCGCAAAGACAAAGTCAGTGCCCACGATCTGGTGGGTACGTTTGTGGCGCAAGGTGGCCTAGAGCGTTCCGAGGTGGGTCATATCGAAGTCTTCGACCATTATAGCTACGTGGCAGTACCCCGGCCCCAGGCCAAAGACATTGCCGAACGCGTAACCGGCGCTAAAATCAAAGGTCGGAAAATCAGGGTTTCGCTAGTAGAGTAG